A single region of the Aeromicrobium chenweiae genome encodes:
- a CDS encoding transglutaminase family protein: protein MSMQLRIKHTTGYHYEKGAMASFNEARMTPMTTSEQYVLRSRLDITPTPWSYEYRDYWGTTVTSFEVHDPHADLMVVATSTVETQEVAPKSHAIAWDDITDDVRDEWCEYLALSNWVAPAAGLADEIAQFRSLAERPTDYVEAVMRHLHEQVAYVPGSTEVTTSAADAWDAKTGVCQDFAHLSLGALRAAGIPARYVSGYLHPSPDPVVGEAVEGESHAWIEWWDGEWVGWDPTNAIAPGPRHVVVAKGRDYGDSPPLRGIFSTAGGSELFVAVEITRLR from the coding sequence ATGAGCATGCAGCTGCGGATCAAGCACACGACCGGCTACCACTACGAGAAGGGCGCGATGGCGTCCTTCAACGAGGCCCGCATGACCCCGATGACGACGTCGGAGCAGTACGTCCTGCGCTCCCGGCTCGACATCACCCCGACCCCGTGGTCGTACGAGTACCGCGACTACTGGGGGACGACGGTCACCTCGTTCGAGGTCCACGACCCGCACGCCGACCTCATGGTCGTCGCGACGTCCACGGTCGAGACCCAGGAGGTGGCGCCGAAGTCGCACGCGATCGCCTGGGACGACATCACCGACGACGTCCGCGACGAGTGGTGCGAGTACCTCGCGCTGAGCAACTGGGTCGCCCCGGCGGCCGGCCTGGCCGACGAGATCGCCCAGTTCCGCTCACTGGCGGAGCGCCCGACCGACTACGTCGAGGCGGTCATGCGGCACCTGCACGAGCAGGTCGCGTACGTGCCGGGCAGCACCGAGGTCACGACGAGCGCCGCCGACGCGTGGGACGCCAAGACCGGGGTCTGCCAGGACTTCGCCCACCTCAGCCTCGGTGCGCTGCGGGCCGCCGGCATCCCCGCCCGGTACGTCTCGGGCTACCTGCACCCGTCACCGGACCCCGTCGTCGGCGAGGCCGTCGAGGGCGAGTCGCACGCGTGGATCGAGTGGTGGGACGGCGAGTGGGTCGGCTGGGACCCGACCAACGCGATCGCTCCCGGTCCCCGCCACGTCGTCGTGGCGAAGGGCCGCGACTACGGCGACAGCCCGCCGTTGCGCGGCATCTTCTCCACCGCCGGCGGTTCCGAGCTGTTCGTCGCGGTGGAGATCACCCGGCTGCGCTAG
- the mgrA gene encoding L-glyceraldehyde 3-phosphate reductase — MTEERYYADPVPDIHRPYVAAEDRYQQLDYRRVGTSGLLLPPISLGLWWNFGDNRPFDTQREVLRHAFDHGITHFDLANNYGPPHGSAEENFGRMMRTDFKPYRDELILSSKAGWDMWPGPYGKLGSRKYLLSSLDASLERMSVDYVDIFYSHRVDPGTPMEETITALDTAVGQGKALYAGISSYSPERTAEAVAIARDLGTPLVIHQPSYSMLNRWVEGGLLTVLGEHGLGSIGFSPLAQGLLTDRYLGDEPVERAVDRGSLDEGVLTKENIERLQGLAGIAKKRGQSLAQMAISWILRPGGVTSALIGASSTEQLDENLAAAGQTDFTDEELAAIDQLAGDTEGVDIWKVSADL, encoded by the coding sequence ATGACCGAAGAGCGCTACTACGCCGACCCCGTCCCCGACATCCACCGTCCGTACGTCGCTGCCGAGGACCGCTACCAGCAGCTCGACTACCGTCGCGTCGGCACGTCCGGCCTGCTGCTCCCGCCGATCTCGCTCGGCCTGTGGTGGAACTTCGGCGACAACCGCCCGTTCGACACCCAGCGCGAGGTGCTGAGGCACGCGTTCGACCACGGCATCACGCACTTCGACCTCGCCAACAACTACGGCCCGCCGCACGGGTCCGCCGAGGAGAACTTCGGCCGGATGATGCGTACGGACTTCAAGCCGTACCGCGACGAGCTGATCCTGTCCAGCAAGGCCGGCTGGGACATGTGGCCCGGGCCGTACGGCAAGCTCGGCTCCCGCAAGTACCTCCTGTCGAGCCTCGACGCGTCGCTGGAGCGGATGAGCGTCGACTACGTCGACATCTTCTACTCGCACCGGGTCGACCCGGGCACGCCGATGGAGGAGACCATCACGGCGCTCGACACCGCGGTGGGGCAGGGCAAGGCGCTCTACGCGGGCATCTCGTCGTACTCCCCGGAGCGGACGGCCGAGGCGGTCGCGATCGCGCGCGACCTGGGCACGCCGCTGGTCATCCACCAGCCGTCGTACTCGATGCTCAACCGCTGGGTCGAGGGCGGGCTGCTCACGGTGCTGGGCGAGCACGGCCTCGGGTCGATCGGCTTCTCGCCGCTGGCTCAGGGGCTGCTGACCGACCGCTACCTCGGCGACGAGCCGGTCGAGCGTGCCGTCGACCGCGGGAGCCTCGACGAGGGCGTCCTGACCAAGGAGAACATCGAGCGCCTGCAGGGGCTCGCGGGCATCGCGAAGAAGCGCGGCCAGTCGCTCGCGCAGATGGCGATCTCCTGGATCCTGCGCCCCGGCGGCGTCACCTCCGCGCTGATCGGCGCCTCGTCGACCGAGCAGCTCGACGAGAACCTCGCCGCGGCCGGGCAGACCGACTTCACGGACGAGGAGCTCGCCGCGATCGACCAGCTCGCCGGCGACACCGAGGGCGTGGACATCTGGAAGGTCTCGGCCGACCTCTGA
- the rpsR gene encoding 30S ribosomal protein S18 has protein sequence MAKPVVRKPKKKSNPLAAAKVTEINYKDTALLRKFISDRGKIRARRVTGVTVQEQRLIAKAIKNAREMALLPYTTTGR, from the coding sequence ATGGCAAAGCCAGTCGTCCGCAAGCCGAAGAAGAAGAGCAACCCGCTCGCTGCGGCCAAGGTCACCGAAATCAACTACAAGGACACCGCGCTGCTGCGCAAGTTCATCTCGGACCGCGGCAAGATCCGCGCGCGCCGCGTCACGGGTGTCACCGTCCAGGAGCAGCGCCTCATCGCGAAGGCCATCAAGAACGCCCGCGAGATGGCTCTGCTTCCCTACACGACCACCGGTCGTTAA
- the hrpB gene encoding ATP-dependent helicase HrpB — translation MEGLGRPLSVHPDPIQRLLESPPDLPVLAGLPALTTALREHGVAVVQAPPGTGKTTLVPPAVAAMLARDGGRVVVTQPRRIAARAAARRLAGLLGERVGETVGHTVRGDRAVGPGTRIEFVTTGVLLRRLQRDPELPGVAAVVLDEVHERQLDADLTLAFLVDVRATVRDDLLLVAMSATVEAERTAATIDERPAPVIDVPGSLHPVTQHWSPPPPGVLPVDERGVPPRFLDHVAATVRLALANDDGDVLVFVPGVGEVAGLLRRLSGAGDVDVLPLHGRLPAREQDLALTRGPRRRVVVSTAVAESSLTVPGVRVVVDAGLSREPRTDQARGLPALVTVRVSRSAAEQRAGRAGREAPGAVYRCWSRAEHVHLDPHPAPEIAVADLTGFCLELAAWGDVDGSGLALLDPPPAAAVETARHTLVELGAIDETGAITARGRAMAQVPTDPRLARALLDGAEAVGARRAAEVVALLDDDVRAPGGDLVAALRALRRGGPAARSWSDDVARLESLLPTRPPRTPLTDDLAVGTVVALAHPGRIARRRSGGGSYLMVSGTGASFRAADPALAGLPWIAIADAERRPGARDATIRSAAPVDEDIALDAASGLWQEIDEVVWANGRIVARRVTRLGAIELSAVPLADPPPEAVAAAVADGLSREGLDLLPWSDAAVALRRRMAFLHHALGDPWPDVGDEALLNGVDGWIGSDLARVRSSRDLGRIDVLGALRRLLPWPEAGRLDELAPERVAVPKGQAVRVEYGPTGTEQPVLAVRLQDAFGWTATPRLADGRVPLLLHLLTPARRPAAVTADLESFWSGPYRQVRAELRGRYPKHAWPEDPTNGRP, via the coding sequence CTGGAAGGTCTCGGCCGACCTCTGAGCGTCCATCCTGACCCGATCCAGCGGCTGCTGGAGAGCCCTCCGGACCTGCCGGTCCTGGCCGGTCTCCCGGCTCTGACCACGGCACTGCGCGAGCACGGGGTCGCGGTCGTGCAGGCGCCCCCGGGCACCGGCAAGACCACCCTCGTGCCGCCCGCCGTGGCCGCGATGCTCGCGCGTGACGGGGGTCGCGTCGTGGTCACCCAGCCCCGGCGCATCGCCGCGCGGGCGGCCGCGCGCCGGCTCGCGGGCCTGCTGGGGGAGCGGGTCGGCGAGACCGTGGGCCACACCGTCCGCGGCGACCGGGCGGTCGGGCCGGGCACCCGGATCGAGTTCGTCACGACCGGGGTGCTGCTGCGCCGGCTCCAACGCGATCCCGAGCTGCCCGGGGTCGCGGCTGTCGTCCTGGACGAGGTGCACGAGCGCCAGCTCGACGCGGACCTGACGCTCGCCTTCCTCGTCGACGTCCGCGCGACCGTGCGCGACGACCTGCTGCTGGTCGCGATGTCGGCGACGGTCGAGGCCGAGCGCACCGCCGCGACGATCGACGAGCGGCCGGCTCCGGTCATCGACGTGCCGGGCTCGCTGCACCCCGTGACGCAGCACTGGTCGCCCCCGCCGCCCGGTGTGCTGCCGGTCGACGAGCGAGGGGTGCCGCCGCGCTTCCTCGACCACGTGGCGGCCACGGTCCGTCTCGCCCTGGCGAACGACGACGGCGACGTCCTGGTGTTCGTGCCGGGCGTCGGGGAGGTGGCCGGGCTGCTGCGCCGGCTGTCCGGCGCGGGCGACGTGGACGTCCTGCCGCTGCACGGACGCCTCCCGGCCCGGGAGCAGGACCTGGCCCTGACCCGTGGGCCGCGCCGCCGTGTCGTGGTGTCCACCGCGGTCGCGGAGTCGTCGTTGACCGTCCCGGGCGTACGCGTGGTCGTCGACGCCGGCCTGTCCCGCGAGCCTCGCACCGACCAGGCGCGCGGCCTGCCGGCCCTCGTCACGGTGCGGGTCAGCCGCTCCGCCGCCGAGCAGCGGGCCGGTCGGGCGGGCCGCGAGGCGCCCGGCGCGGTGTACCGCTGCTGGTCCCGCGCCGAGCACGTCCACCTGGATCCTCATCCGGCCCCCGAGATCGCGGTGGCCGACCTCACCGGCTTCTGCCTCGAGCTGGCCGCGTGGGGCGACGTCGACGGATCGGGGCTGGCGCTGCTCGACCCGCCGCCGGCGGCCGCCGTGGAGACGGCCCGGCACACCCTGGTCGAGCTCGGCGCGATCGACGAGACCGGCGCGATCACGGCGCGGGGCCGGGCGATGGCCCAGGTGCCGACCGATCCCCGGCTCGCCCGCGCGCTGCTCGACGGCGCCGAGGCCGTCGGTGCCCGTCGCGCGGCCGAGGTCGTCGCCCTGCTGGACGACGACGTCCGTGCACCCGGCGGTGACCTGGTCGCGGCGCTGCGTGCGCTGCGGCGGGGAGGTCCGGCCGCCCGGTCGTGGTCGGACGACGTCGCGCGGCTGGAGTCGCTGCTGCCGACCCGTCCGCCCCGGACCCCGCTGACCGACGACCTCGCGGTGGGCACCGTGGTGGCGCTGGCCCATCCCGGACGCATCGCGCGGCGACGGTCCGGCGGTGGGTCGTACCTGATGGTGTCGGGCACCGGGGCGTCCTTCCGTGCGGCCGACCCGGCGCTGGCCGGCCTGCCGTGGATCGCGATCGCGGACGCCGAGCGGCGTCCCGGCGCACGGGACGCCACGATCCGCTCGGCCGCGCCCGTGGACGAGGACATCGCGCTCGACGCCGCGTCCGGCCTGTGGCAGGAGATCGACGAGGTGGTCTGGGCGAACGGCCGGATCGTGGCCCGAAGGGTCACCCGCCTGGGCGCGATCGAGCTGTCGGCCGTCCCGCTCGCCGATCCGCCCCCCGAGGCCGTCGCCGCCGCGGTCGCGGACGGACTGTCGCGCGAGGGCCTCGACCTGCTGCCGTGGAGCGATGCGGCCGTCGCCCTGCGCCGACGGATGGCCTTCCTGCACCACGCGCTCGGTGACCCGTGGCCCGACGTCGGCGACGAGGCGTTGCTGAACGGTGTCGACGGCTGGATCGGGTCGGACCTGGCCCGGGTGCGGAGCAGCCGCGACCTCGGCCGGATCGATGTCCTCGGGGCGTTGCGGCGCCTGCTGCCCTGGCCCGAGGCCGGGCGCCTCGACGAGCTGGCGCCGGAACGGGTCGCCGTGCCGAAGGGCCAGGCGGTGCGCGTCGAGTACGGCCCGACCGGGACCGAGCAGCCGGTGCTCGCGGTGCGGCTGCAGGACGCGTTCGGCTGGACCGCGACGCCTCGCCTCGCCGACGGCCGGGTCCCGCTCCTGCTGCACCTGTTGACCCCGGCCCGGCGTCCGGCCGCGGTCACCGCCGACCTCGAGTCGTTCTGGTCCGGGCCCTACCGCCAGGTGCGGGCCGAGCTGCGCGGCCGGTACCCCAAGCACGCCTGGCCCGAGGACCCTACGAACGGACGTCCGTGA
- a CDS encoding ABC transporter family substrate-binding protein, protein MRSPLASAASLLLAGSLLLSGCTDSSSGESDQPPAAASSTTTSTPADQALPSTAWRDAPPADVAPGGTLRLAASTLPTNFNPLQVDSANSDAARILAPTTGSAIRITADGGWTVDPDYARSVEVVDKDPLTVKVDLNRDAVWQGGTSITAQDMVAFWKAQNGSDDAFEVVSTAGYDAISAVTPGKDQFSYTVTFDEPTAEWPLYVYPRLAKNVSSSPKLFNQGFRKRAISANGPYVVSSIDTRKGLIVQRPNPRWWGDKPKLSRITWNIADADLQAEAYVNGGLDAVDLQASTYARAKGTGVVQRAAGIEWSQVTLNAGRGALKDVEVRRAVAHAINPVPIAVSAAKPLGARPAPLGSLLLLPGQRGYRDSSGQIAYDPDRAARLLDRAGYRKGADGMRASKDGTPLRLVLPVPAETPTNSARAKAIAADLEAVGIRVRTRSAPSGMDFYEKIVIPLDFDLVTFQRRGSAFPLTAAKPLFYPIDSAQNFTGIGPRRIGAGFDTVLGTLNEKLRIKRIAKLDEWLLQEAPVVPLAVTPIVVAVRKDLANYGAAQFEQPDWTRVGFTKKG, encoded by the coding sequence ATGCGTTCCCCCCTCGCATCGGCCGCGTCCCTGCTGCTCGCCGGGAGCCTTCTGCTCTCCGGCTGCACGGACTCGTCCAGCGGCGAGTCGGACCAGCCGCCCGCTGCGGCGTCCAGCACCACCACCAGCACGCCGGCCGACCAGGCCCTGCCGAGCACCGCGTGGCGTGACGCCCCGCCCGCCGACGTCGCCCCCGGCGGCACGCTCCGCCTCGCAGCCAGCACCCTGCCCACCAACTTCAATCCGCTGCAGGTCGACTCGGCCAACTCCGACGCCGCGCGGATCCTCGCCCCGACGACGGGCAGCGCCATCCGGATCACCGCCGACGGCGGGTGGACGGTCGACCCCGACTACGCCCGGTCGGTCGAGGTCGTCGACAAGGACCCGCTCACGGTCAAGGTCGACCTCAACCGTGACGCGGTCTGGCAGGGCGGCACCTCGATCACCGCCCAGGACATGGTCGCGTTCTGGAAGGCGCAGAACGGCTCCGACGACGCCTTCGAGGTGGTCTCCACCGCCGGCTACGACGCCATCTCGGCCGTCACGCCCGGCAAGGACCAGTTCTCGTACACCGTCACGTTCGACGAGCCCACCGCCGAGTGGCCGCTGTACGTCTACCCGCGGCTGGCCAAGAACGTCTCGTCCTCACCCAAGCTGTTCAACCAGGGGTTCCGCAAGCGAGCCATCTCCGCCAACGGGCCGTACGTGGTCTCCTCGATCGACACCCGCAAGGGCCTCATCGTCCAGCGACCCAATCCCCGGTGGTGGGGCGACAAGCCCAAGCTCTCGCGCATCACCTGGAACATCGCGGACGCCGACCTCCAGGCCGAGGCGTACGTCAACGGTGGGCTCGACGCCGTCGACCTGCAGGCCTCGACATACGCCCGGGCCAAGGGGACCGGCGTCGTCCAGCGCGCGGCAGGCATCGAGTGGTCCCAGGTGACGCTCAACGCCGGCCGGGGCGCGCTGAAGGACGTCGAGGTGCGCCGCGCGGTCGCCCACGCGATCAACCCGGTGCCGATCGCGGTCAGCGCCGCGAAACCCCTGGGGGCCCGGCCCGCACCGCTGGGCAGCCTGCTGCTGCTCCCCGGCCAACGGGGCTATCGCGACTCGTCCGGCCAGATCGCCTACGACCCGGACCGTGCCGCGAGGCTCCTCGACAGGGCCGGCTACCGCAAGGGCGCGGACGGCATGCGCGCGTCCAAGGACGGCACACCGCTGCGGCTCGTGCTGCCGGTGCCGGCCGAGACGCCCACCAACAGCGCCCGGGCGAAGGCCATCGCCGCAGACCTCGAGGCGGTGGGCATCAGGGTGAGGACACGGTCCGCCCCGTCCGGCATGGACTTCTACGAGAAGATCGTCATCCCGCTGGACTTCGACCTCGTGACCTTCCAGCGCCGCGGATCGGCCTTCCCGCTCACCGCGGCCAAGCCGTTGTTCTACCCGATCGACTCCGCCCAGAACTTCACCGGCATCGGGCCGCGGCGGATCGGCGCCGGGTTCGACACCGTCCTCGGAACGCTCAACGAGAAGCTGCGCATCAAGCGGATCGCGAAGCTCGACGAGTGGCTGCTCCAGGAGGCCCCGGTCGTCCCGCTGGCGGTGACCCCCATCGTCGTGGCGGTGCGCAAGGACCTGGCCAACTACGGGGCCGCGCAGTTCGAGCAGCCCGACTGGACCCGCGTGGGCTTCACGAAGAAGGGCTAG
- a CDS encoding alpha/beta hydrolase, with amino-acid sequence MTRTEEPTPGRHLDVRGDGPVVVLWHGRGADSRGVLDGLSELIAAHGRTVVTPDWDAGHADGGRADLLTSVRRAREIATEQGQDPDTIVVAGWSLGGVAAVSLALNARRLGIGVGGLVLIAPADGPRATDPITGQPLPTELPPGAGRCHVDVVYGDDDTITPPDMVCGLELRLRAAGWSTSLHEIAADHGEVVGATYDERRDAFVPARSQRAADGARTVAAIVAAASPSS; translated from the coding sequence ATGACACGCACCGAGGAGCCCACGCCCGGACGACACCTGGACGTCCGCGGGGACGGTCCCGTGGTCGTACTGTGGCACGGCCGGGGGGCGGACTCCCGCGGGGTCCTCGACGGGCTGAGCGAGCTGATCGCCGCCCACGGGCGGACCGTCGTCACGCCCGACTGGGACGCCGGCCACGCCGACGGCGGACGCGCCGACCTGCTGACGTCCGTGCGGCGCGCTCGCGAGATCGCCACGGAGCAGGGTCAGGACCCGGACACGATCGTCGTCGCGGGCTGGTCGCTCGGCGGAGTGGCCGCCGTCAGCCTCGCGCTCAACGCCCGGCGCCTGGGCATCGGGGTGGGCGGCCTGGTGCTCATCGCGCCCGCCGACGGCCCGCGCGCCACCGACCCGATCACGGGGCAACCGCTCCCCACCGAGCTGCCGCCGGGCGCCGGTCGGTGCCACGTCGACGTCGTCTACGGCGACGACGACACCATCACGCCACCGGACATGGTGTGCGGCCTCGAGCTGCGCCTGCGGGCCGCCGGATGGTCGACGTCGCTGCACGAGATCGCCGCCGACCACGGCGAGGTCGTCGGTGCGACGTACGACGAGCGGCGCGACGCCTTCGTCCCGGCCCGCTCCCAGCGGGCGGCCGACGGCGCGAGGACCGTGGCGGCGATCGTCGCGGCGGCTAGCCCTTCTTCGTGA
- a CDS encoding molybdenum cofactor biosysynthesis protein — translation MELEIVALVVSPVHRYEGRPRDGVLPYDGDETPTSVQVRAHRGLVGDRYFGTRHSRYSVTLLAAEQIDWLQDEIAGEGLFPATTAPFDPVLARRNVVTRGLDVDALVRTSFTLDAGHGPIRFVSRTAASPCAWMNEVYGPGAHRALRGRGGIRCEPLDDGVLSVGPATVTDVRS, via the coding sequence GTGGAGCTGGAGATCGTGGCGCTGGTGGTGTCGCCGGTGCACCGGTACGAGGGGCGTCCCCGCGACGGCGTCCTGCCGTACGACGGCGACGAGACGCCCACGAGCGTGCAGGTCCGGGCCCATCGTGGCCTGGTCGGCGACCGGTACTTCGGCACCCGGCACTCGCGCTACTCGGTGACCCTGCTCGCCGCCGAGCAGATCGACTGGCTGCAGGACGAGATCGCCGGCGAGGGGCTGTTCCCGGCGACGACCGCGCCGTTCGACCCCGTCCTGGCCCGCCGCAACGTGGTGACCCGTGGCCTCGACGTCGACGCCCTCGTCCGGACGAGCTTCACCCTGGACGCCGGGCACGGCCCGATCCGGTTCGTCTCCCGCACCGCCGCTAGCCCGTGCGCGTGGATGAACGAGGTCTACGGCCCGGGCGCCCACCGGGCCCTGCGCGGACGTGGTGGCATCCGGTGCGAGCCGCTCGACGACGGCGTCCTGTCGGTGGGCCCCGCGACCGTCACGGACGTCCGTTCGTAG
- the rplI gene encoding 50S ribosomal protein L9 translates to MKLILTHEVTNLGTPGDIVEVKDGYGRNFLLPRNFAIRWSKGAAKQVESIKAARDAHAVHDLEEAKSIKGNLESGPINVAVRAGAGGRLFGAVTVSDIAEALATAGAKVDKRRIEVGNPIKSLGAHTVAVRVHPEVSAQVKLNVVASK, encoded by the coding sequence ATGAAGCTCATCCTCACGCACGAGGTCACGAACCTCGGAACCCCCGGCGACATCGTCGAGGTCAAGGACGGCTACGGCCGCAACTTCCTGCTGCCGCGCAACTTCGCCATCCGGTGGAGCAAGGGCGCTGCCAAGCAGGTCGAGTCGATCAAGGCTGCGCGTGACGCGCACGCCGTGCACGATCTCGAGGAGGCCAAGAGCATCAAGGGCAACCTCGAGTCCGGGCCGATCAACGTCGCCGTCCGCGCCGGTGCCGGCGGACGCCTGTTCGGCGCCGTCACGGTCTCCGACATCGCCGAGGCCCTGGCCACGGCCGGTGCCAAGGTCGACAAGCGTCGCATCGAGGTCGGCAACCCGATCAAGTCGCTCGGCGCCCACACGGTCGCCGTGCGCGTCCACCCCGAAGTGAGCGCGCAGGTCAAGCTCAACGTGGTGGCTTCCAAGTAG
- a CDS encoding alpha-E domain-containing protein: MLSRIAESLFWIGRYLERADDTARILDVQMQVLIEDPGMDEHTSCEQLLSVMGVENYTGHPNRWMMLDLLAHNPESPTSIAAAIGAARESARRARETLSTDIWAAINTTWRGLGTARAMRAPDMFNWVRNRTAMISGIADSTMSRDDGWHFYMLGRSIERVDMTARLLSTAALASGPQVAWPTTLRACGAYESFIRAYRGIEADRQAAEFLLLDRWFPRSIVSSLAEAERALGKLGSAGQRSGFSDEAQRLLGRARTELEYRPLTDIVYDLPVEMERLQRSCAAASDAVSARYFAESEMHTWRGGVVL; this comes from the coding sequence GTGCTGAGCCGCATCGCCGAGTCGTTGTTCTGGATCGGCCGCTACCTCGAGCGCGCCGACGACACCGCGCGCATCCTCGACGTCCAGATGCAGGTCCTCATCGAGGACCCGGGCATGGACGAGCACACGTCGTGTGAGCAGCTGCTGTCCGTCATGGGGGTCGAGAACTACACCGGCCACCCGAACCGGTGGATGATGCTCGACCTGCTCGCGCACAACCCGGAGTCCCCGACGTCGATCGCCGCCGCGATCGGCGCGGCCCGTGAGAGCGCCCGCCGGGCCCGTGAGACGCTGTCGACCGACATCTGGGCCGCGATCAACACCACCTGGCGTGGCCTCGGCACCGCCCGCGCGATGCGTGCGCCGGACATGTTCAACTGGGTCCGCAACCGCACCGCGATGATCTCCGGCATCGCCGACTCGACGATGTCGCGCGACGACGGCTGGCACTTCTACATGCTGGGTCGCAGCATCGAGCGCGTCGACATGACCGCACGCCTGCTCTCGACCGCTGCGCTCGCGTCCGGTCCCCAGGTCGCGTGGCCCACGACGTTGCGGGCCTGCGGGGCGTACGAGAGCTTCATCCGCGCGTACCGCGGCATCGAGGCGGACCGCCAGGCCGCGGAGTTCCTGCTCCTGGACCGGTGGTTCCCCCGCTCGATCGTGTCGTCCCTCGCGGAGGCCGAGCGCGCGCTCGGCAAGCTAGGCTCGGCCGGTCAGCGCTCGGGCTTCAGCGACGAGGCCCAGCGGCTGCTGGGCCGGGCCCGCACCGAGCTGGAGTACCGCCCGCTCACCGACATCGTCTACGACCTGCCCGTCGAGATGGAGCGCCTGCAGCGCAGCTGCGCCGCGGCGAGCGACGCGGTGTCCGCGCGCTACTTCGCCGAGTCCGAGATGCACACGTGGCGCGGAGGGGTGGTCCTGTGA
- the rpsF gene encoding 30S ribosomal protein S6: MRPYEVMIILDPDLEERTVAPSLDTYLNVVRQDGGSVDNVDVWGKRRLAYEINKKNEGIYAVVTLQAEPATVKELDRQLTLNESVVRTKVTRPDVK; this comes from the coding sequence TTGCGCCCGTACGAAGTCATGATCATCCTTGATCCCGACCTCGAAGAACGTACCGTCGCCCCCAGCCTGGACACGTACCTCAACGTCGTGCGCCAGGACGGCGGCTCCGTCGACAACGTCGACGTGTGGGGCAAGCGTCGTCTTGCCTACGAGATCAACAAGAAGAACGAAGGCATCTACGCCGTCGTCACGCTCCAGGCGGAGCCGGCCACGGTCAAGGAGCTCGATCGCCAGCTGACGCTCAACGAGTCCGTTGTGCGCACGAAGGTCACACGTCCCGACGTGAAGTAG
- a CDS encoding CG0192-related protein gives MALLHAADARPTKIELIRAWVPTQPWFDGDDQLEPLGAYRFDDPDGEVGIETHLVCAGGEGPLLQVPLTYRAEPLAGAEEFLVGTLEHSMLGKRWVYDACGDPVYAAAIVETILTGGTQAELERQLPDGSLEPVEPSVRVTGGGSSAEIEPVGLVDVRDADGSTIIVTSVAEVEVLRVVGGAWAMGGETLTGTWAGHDEPVLLAVAR, from the coding sequence ATGGCCCTCCTCCACGCGGCAGATGCCCGTCCCACGAAGATCGAGCTGATCCGTGCCTGGGTCCCGACCCAGCCGTGGTTCGACGGGGACGACCAGCTCGAGCCGCTCGGGGCGTACCGGTTCGACGACCCCGACGGTGAGGTGGGCATCGAGACGCACCTCGTGTGCGCGGGTGGCGAGGGCCCGCTGCTGCAGGTGCCGCTGACCTATCGGGCGGAGCCGCTGGCAGGGGCCGAGGAGTTCCTGGTCGGCACGTTGGAGCACTCGATGCTCGGCAAGCGCTGGGTCTACGACGCGTGCGGCGACCCGGTGTACGCCGCGGCGATCGTCGAGACGATCCTCACCGGCGGCACCCAGGCCGAGCTCGAGCGCCAGCTGCCCGACGGGAGCCTCGAACCGGTCGAGCCGAGCGTGCGGGTCACCGGCGGCGGCAGCAGCGCCGAGATCGAGCCGGTGGGGCTCGTCGACGTCCGCGACGCCGACGGGTCGACCATCATCGTGACGTCCGTCGCCGAGGTCGAGGTGCTGCGGGTCGTCGGTGGTGCCTGGGCGATGGGCGGCGAGACCCTGACCGGCACGTGGGCCGGTCATGACGAGCCGGTCCTCCTCGCCGTGGCGCGTTAG